Proteins encoded together in one Salarchaeum sp. JOR-1 window:
- a CDS encoding 30S ribosomal protein S17e, giving the protein MAIKPDYVKKTGNILMERYPDAFSREDFEHNKDAVVELTNIESKEVRNRIAGYITHKRQ; this is encoded by the coding sequence ATGGCCATCAAGCCCGACTACGTCAAGAAGACGGGGAACATCCTCATGGAGCGATACCCCGACGCGTTCAGCCGCGAGGACTTCGAGCACAACAAGGACGCCGTCGTGGAACTGACGAACATCGAGTCGAAGGAAGTCCGCAACCGCATCGCGGGCTACATCACGCACAAGCGACAGTAG
- a CDS encoding DUF447 domain-containing protein, protein MTEWPVSLRGVTETVVTTRGPNEMWNAAALGVHAPRSDEDGASDGRASAESPATATTWGRTRTRGNFERRGEGYVQFTTDPVLFVEAALSIHETDAPVLDAADAWARVTVERLASGESGGTEWVEWALRPVETDVLRESVAATNRGYYAVVEATVAASRLDVPAYEEAALRERLDYFADVVARCGGEREREAMALVAEYSAYENESF, encoded by the coding sequence ATGACCGAGTGGCCCGTCAGCCTCCGCGGGGTCACCGAGACCGTCGTGACGACCCGTGGGCCGAACGAGATGTGGAACGCCGCGGCGCTCGGCGTGCATGCGCCGCGAAGCGACGAAGACGGTGCGAGCGATGGCCGCGCGAGCGCCGAGTCCCCGGCGACGGCGACGACGTGGGGGCGGACGCGGACGCGCGGGAACTTCGAACGCCGCGGCGAGGGGTACGTGCAGTTCACGACCGACCCGGTGCTGTTCGTGGAGGCGGCGCTCTCGATTCACGAGACCGACGCCCCCGTCCTGGACGCGGCGGACGCGTGGGCGCGCGTCACGGTCGAGCGCCTGGCGTCAGGTGAGTCCGGGGGGACGGAGTGGGTGGAGTGGGCGCTGCGGCCCGTGGAAACGGACGTCCTCCGGGAGTCGGTCGCGGCGACGAACCGCGGGTACTACGCGGTCGTGGAGGCGACGGTGGCGGCGTCGCGGCTGGACGTACCGGCCTACGAGGAGGCCGCGCTCCGGGAGCGACTCGACTACTTCGCCGACGTGGTCGCGCGCTGCGGGGGCGAGCGGGAGCGCGAGGCGATGGCGCTCGTCGCCGAGTACAGCGCGTACGAGAACGAATCCTTTTAA
- a CDS encoding triphosphoribosyl-dephospho-CoA synthase produces the protein MRSHAANAELALLLEVAGTPKPGNVDRHRDLSDLRFEHFLAGAVGARPGLADAASGAPVGEAFERAVAGMSEQSGGNTQFGCLLLLVPLVRAAAERGLTPESVTHVVEHTTVADAAGFYRAFDHVDVSVPDLPEDADALDVRRGSDAVPELEARDLTLYDVMAASAPADGNAAEWTTGFRRTFAAADRIEAGTGSILDRAADAFLFLLADEPDSLVAGQHGPGVAREVSARASELLDAPDADVAAFADDLVEREINPGTTADVTSAALFVALERGVSV, from the coding sequence ATGCGTAGCCACGCCGCGAACGCCGAACTCGCGCTCCTCCTGGAGGTCGCGGGCACGCCGAAACCCGGGAACGTCGACCGCCACCGTGACCTCTCCGACTTGCGCTTCGAGCACTTCCTCGCGGGCGCGGTCGGCGCGCGACCCGGCCTCGCCGACGCCGCGTCCGGCGCGCCCGTGGGCGAGGCGTTCGAGCGCGCGGTCGCGGGGATGAGCGAGCAGTCGGGCGGGAACACCCAGTTCGGCTGCCTGCTCCTCCTCGTCCCGCTCGTCCGCGCCGCCGCGGAGCGCGGCCTCACGCCCGAGTCGGTCACGCACGTCGTCGAACACACGACGGTCGCGGACGCGGCGGGATTCTACCGCGCGTTCGACCACGTCGACGTCTCCGTCCCCGACCTCCCCGAGGACGCGGACGCGCTCGACGTGCGCCGCGGGAGCGACGCCGTCCCCGAACTCGAAGCCCGCGACCTCACGCTCTACGACGTGATGGCGGCGAGCGCGCCCGCGGACGGGAACGCCGCCGAGTGGACAACGGGCTTCCGGCGGACGTTCGCCGCCGCCGACCGCATCGAGGCCGGCACGGGGTCGATACTCGATCGGGCGGCGGACGCCTTCCTCTTCTTGCTCGCGGACGAACCGGACTCGCTCGTCGCCGGCCAGCACGGCCCCGGGGTCGCACGCGAGGTGTCGGCGCGCGCGAGCGAACTGCTTGACGCGCCGGACGCCGACGTGGCGGCGTTCGCGGACGACCTCGTGGAGCGCGAAATCAACCCCGGAACGACCGCGGACGTCACGAGCGCCGCGCTGTTCGTCGCGCTCGAACGCGGGGTGTCGGTATGA